In Tachyglossus aculeatus isolate mTacAcu1 chromosome 10, mTacAcu1.pri, whole genome shotgun sequence, the following proteins share a genomic window:
- the NTF4 gene encoding neurotrophin-4 yields MLWSPRPCLLLLLVLLLVPASRTAPLLLLPPPVPGPDWSLLSPRVALGRSAPAGPPLLILLEGGASVGAAANRSRRGAGPGRRGELSVCDAVSRWVTDRRTAVDIRGREVAVLAEVQTLAGPLKQYFFETQCKAGGAGGSAGPGGGCRGVDRRHWVSECKAKQSYVRALTADDQKLVGWRWIRIDTACVCTLLSRAGRA; encoded by the coding sequence ATGCTCTGGTCTCCTCggccttgcctcctcctcctcctcgtcctcctcctcgtcccagcCTCCCGGACGGCCCCGCTCCTCCTGCTGCCGCCACCGGTCCCCGGGCCGGACTGGTCCCTTCTGAGCCCGCGGGTGGCCCTGGGCCGGTCGGCGCCAGCAGGGCCACCGCTCCTCATCCTCCTGGAGGGTGGGGCCTCGGTGGGGGCAGCTGCCAATCGGAGCCGTCGGGGTGCCGGGCCGGGGCGGCGCGGGGAGCTGTCGGTGTGCGACGCGGTCAGCCGCTGGGTGACGGACCGCCGGACGGCCGTGGACATCCGGGGCCGGGAGGTGGCCGTGCTGGCCGAGGTGCAGACCCTGGCCGGGCCCCTGAAGCAGTATTTCTTCGAGACCCAATGCAaggccggcggggccgggggatcCGCCGGTCCCGGGGGAGGCTGCCGCGGCGTGGACCGGCGCCACTGGGTGTCCGAATGCAAGGCCAAACAGTCCTACGTGCGGGCGCTCACCGCCGATGACCAGAAGCTGGTCGGCTGGCGCTGGATCCGCATCGACACCGCCTGCGTGTGCACCTTACTGAGCCGAGCCGGCCGCGCTTGA
- the KCNA7 gene encoding potassium voltage-gated channel subfamily A member 7, which yields MEKRAPPGCPRRGCCERLVLNVSGLRFETQAKTLLRFPDTLLGDPGRRGPYYDPLRGEYFFDRHRPSFDAVLYYYQSGGRLRRPAQVPLDVFLEELHFYQLGDEALAKFREDEGFAPEAERPLPRHPFPRQVWLLFEYPESSQAARVIAVVSVLVILISIVVFCLETLPDFRDERDGLLTLAHRANGTHPPPPRIPFDDPFFAVETVCICWFSFEFLMRLLACPSKPVFFKNVMNLIDFIAIIPYFVALGTEFARQRGVGQPAMSLAILRVIRLVRVFRIFKLSRHSKGLQILGQTLRASMRELGLLIFFLFIGVILFSSAVYFAEADREDTNFTSIPEAFWWAVVTMTTVGYGDMSPVTVGGKIVGSLCAIAGVLTISLPVPVIVSNFSYFYRRETESEDPGQYRHISTRPCCPPPPPPMEGKVNGGLMESHGTGGAEELAGRHLVTEV from the exons ATGGAGAAGCGGGCACCGCCCGGGTGCCCGCGCCGCGGCTGCTGCGAGCGCCTGGTCCTCAACGTGTCCGGCCTGAGGTTCGAGACCCAGGCCAAGACCCTGCTCCGCTTCCCGGACACCCTGCTGGGGGACCCGGGCCGCCGGGGTCCCTACTACGACCCCCTGCGCGGCGAGTACTTCTTCGACCGCCACCGGCCCAGCTTCGACGCCGTCCTCTACTACTACCAGTCGGGCGGGCGGCTGCGGCgcccggcccaggtgcccctggacgtcttcctggaggagctgcacTTCTACCAGCTCGGGGACGAGGCCCTGGCCAAGTTCCGGGAGGACGAGGGCTTTGCGCCCGAGGCGGAGCGCCCGCTGCCCCGTCACCCGTTCCCCCGCCAGGTCTGGCTGCTCTTCGAGTACCCGGAGAGCTCGCAGGCCGCCCGGGTCATCGCCGTGGTCTCCGTCCTCGTCATCCtcatctccatcgtcgtcttCTGCCTCGAGACGCTGCCCGACTTCCGGGATGAGCGGGACGGGCTGCTGACG CTCGCCCACCGGGCCAACGGCACCCACCCGCCACCGCCCCGCATCCCCTTCGACGACCCTTTCTTCGCCGTGGAGACCGTGTGCATCTGCTGGTTCTCGTTCGAGTTCCTGATGCGCCTGCTGGCCTGCCCCAGCAAGCCGGTCTTCTTCAAGAACGTCATGAACCTCATCGACTTCATCGCCATCATCCCCTATTTCGTGGCCCTGGGCACGGAGTTCGCCCGCCAGCGGGGGGTGGGCCAGCCGGCCATGTCCCTGGCCATCCTGCGGGTCATCCGTCTGGTGCGGGTCTTCCGCATCTTCAAGCTGTCCCGCCACTCCAAGGGGCTGCAGATCCTGGGCCAGACGCTCCGCGCCTCCATGCGCGAGCTGGGACtgctcatcttcttcctcttcatcggCGTCATCCTCTTCTCCAGCGCCGTCTACTTCGCCGAGGCCGACCGGGAGGACACCAACTTCACCAGTATCCCCGAGGCCTTCTGGTGGGCCGTGGTCACCATGACCACGGTGGGCTACGGGGACATGAGCCCAGTGACCGTCGGGGGCAAGATCGTGGGTTCCCTGTGCGCCATCGCCGGCGTCCTGACCATCTCCCTGCCCGTCCCGGTCATCGTGTCCAACTTCAGCTACTTCTACCGCCGGGAGACGGAGAGCGAGGACCCGGGCCAGTACCGGCACATCAGCACCCGCCCCTgctgccccccgccgccgccccccatgGAGGGGAAGGTCAACGGGGGGCTGATGGAGAGCCACGGGACAGGGGGTGCCGAGGAGCTGGCGGGGAGGCATTTGGTGACGGAGGTGTGA